In Maniola hyperantus chromosome 20, iAphHyp1.2, whole genome shotgun sequence, the following are encoded in one genomic region:
- the LOC117992003 gene encoding serine/threonine-protein kinase PRP4 homolog isoform X2 produces MAEKYEKHSKYNSTRDSRNKSRKRSRDDSKYNLSESKTPPLPIKHGHSIEELMKRRESIKEELKNITENGSKAKENSKKSKIETKRSRQSKHEGIIDVFPNTKSIKETSFKDSSPDNAQDYSQLDSEDEENIIEQRRQQRKQLLKQLNATETKAALIVKHSDDGGQVKKEEAKIDSPVQLESSKNITDMFSEEDFAPKKNSDIVTQDNSEVSLQLNDNWDDSEGYYNIKVGDIVDNNRYTIKSLLGKGVYANVVKAQDNSKGNSEIAIKIIRNNDLMYKTGLKEIKILKEVNDADSENKYHCVRLLTQFMHKGHLCLVFEAMHMDLRCVLKKYGKNHGFNAKALTSYSKQLLLALRLLKKIGIIHADIKPDNILVNEKKNILKLCDFGSAMKINDNEPTPYLVSRFYRAPEIILGIPYKHSVDVWSAACTIYEMATGRILFTGSSNNRMLKCFMDLKGRIPSRIIRKGKFKDQHFNYNNNFLMHKTDEFTGREKVVEVTNIIVSRDLGKELKKSYKNVTMSDEKRITQLKDLLDKMLILDENQRLSAIDCLKHPFIQESIQK; encoded by the coding sequence ATGGCTGAAAAATATGAGAAACATTCAAAATATAATTCCACAAGAGACTCCAGAAATAAAAGTAGAAAACGAAGTAGGGATGATTCTAAATATAATTTGAGTGAAAGTAAAACTCCTCCGCTACCAATAAAACATGGTCATAGTATCGAAGAATTAATGAAGCGAAGAGAATCCATTAAAGaagaacttaaaaatattaccgAAAATGGAAGCAAAGCCAaagaaaatagtaaaaaaagtaaaattgaaACAAAAAGATCTAGACAGTCAAAACATGAGGGCATTATTGATGTTTTTCCAAATACTAAGTCAATTAAGGAGACATCATTTAAAGATTCTTCACCTGATAATGCCCAGGACTATAGCCAATTAGATTCGGAAgatgaagaaaatataattgaACAAAGAAGACAACAACGTAAACAGTTACTAAAACAATTGAATGCAACAGAAACCAAAGCAGCGTTGATAGTAAAACATTCTGATGACGGTGGACAAGTTAAAAAAGAAGAAGCAAAAATTGATTCACCTGTCCAATTAGAATCTTCGAAAAACATTACAGATATGTTCTCAGAGGAAGATTTTGCCCCAAAGAAGAATTCTGATATTGTTACACAAGACAATAGTGAAGTGAGTCTACAATTAAATGATAATTGGGATGACTCTGaaggatattataatattaaagttggGGATATTGTTGATAATAACAGATACACAATTAAATCACTATTGGGGAAAGGTGTGTATGCCAATGTTGTAAAAGCTCAAGATAATAGCAAAGGAAATAGTGAAAttgcaataaaaattattaggAACAATGATTTGATGTACAAAACAGGTTTaaaggaaataaaaattttaaaagaagTGAATGACGCTGATTCTGAAAATAAGTATCATTGTGTGAGATTACTGACACAGTTTATGCACAAAGGGCACCTTTGTTTAGTATTTGAAGCTATGCACATGGACTTGAGATGTGTACTTAAGAAATATGGTAAGAATCATGGTTTTAATGCGAAAGCTCTGACAAGTTATAGTAAACAGTTGCTTCTAGCATTGAGACTATTAAAGAAGATTGGCATTATACATGCTGATATAAAGCCTGATAATATTTTAGTGAATGAAAAGAAGAACATTTTAAAACTTTGTGATTTTGGCTCAGCTATGAAAATAAATGACAATGAACCTACTCCATACTTAGTGTCAAGGTTTTACAGAGCACCTGAAATCATACTCGGTATACCTTACAAGCACAGTGTGGATGTATGGTCAGCTGCTTGTACAATTTATGAGATGGCTACTGGAAGAATCCTTTTCACTGGAAGTTCTAACAATAGAATGTTAAAATGTTTTATGGACTTGAAGGGAAGGATACCAAGTAGAATAATAAGGAAAGGAAAATTCAAGGATCAACATttcaattacaataataatttcctTATGCATAAAACAGATGAGTTCACTGGAAGAGAAAAGGTTGTTGAAGTTACCAATATTATTGTCTCCAGAGATTTAGGCAAAGAGCTGAAGAAGAGCTATAAAAATGTAACAATGAGTGATGAAAAGAGAATTACTCAATTAAAAGACCTATTAGATAAAATGTTGATTTTGGATGAAAACCAACGACTATCAGCTATTGATTGTTT
- the LOC117992003 gene encoding serine/threonine-protein kinase PRP4 homolog isoform X1 translates to MLLFTGTKETEHLGTFKVNKEMAEKYEKHSKYNSTRDSRNKSRKRSRDDSKYNLSESKTPPLPIKHGHSIEELMKRRESIKEELKNITENGSKAKENSKKSKIETKRSRQSKHEGIIDVFPNTKSIKETSFKDSSPDNAQDYSQLDSEDEENIIEQRRQQRKQLLKQLNATETKAALIVKHSDDGGQVKKEEAKIDSPVQLESSKNITDMFSEEDFAPKKNSDIVTQDNSEVSLQLNDNWDDSEGYYNIKVGDIVDNNRYTIKSLLGKGVYANVVKAQDNSKGNSEIAIKIIRNNDLMYKTGLKEIKILKEVNDADSENKYHCVRLLTQFMHKGHLCLVFEAMHMDLRCVLKKYGKNHGFNAKALTSYSKQLLLALRLLKKIGIIHADIKPDNILVNEKKNILKLCDFGSAMKINDNEPTPYLVSRFYRAPEIILGIPYKHSVDVWSAACTIYEMATGRILFTGSSNNRMLKCFMDLKGRIPSRIIRKGKFKDQHFNYNNNFLMHKTDEFTGREKVVEVTNIIVSRDLGKELKKSYKNVTMSDEKRITQLKDLLDKMLILDENQRLSAIDCLKHPFIQESIQK, encoded by the coding sequence atgTTACTATTTACAGGTACAAAGGAAACTGAACATTTAGGAACTTTTAAAGTGAATAAAGAGATGGCTGAAAAATATGAGAAACATTCAAAATATAATTCCACAAGAGACTCCAGAAATAAAAGTAGAAAACGAAGTAGGGATGATTCTAAATATAATTTGAGTGAAAGTAAAACTCCTCCGCTACCAATAAAACATGGTCATAGTATCGAAGAATTAATGAAGCGAAGAGAATCCATTAAAGaagaacttaaaaatattaccgAAAATGGAAGCAAAGCCAaagaaaatagtaaaaaaagtaaaattgaaACAAAAAGATCTAGACAGTCAAAACATGAGGGCATTATTGATGTTTTTCCAAATACTAAGTCAATTAAGGAGACATCATTTAAAGATTCTTCACCTGATAATGCCCAGGACTATAGCCAATTAGATTCGGAAgatgaagaaaatataattgaACAAAGAAGACAACAACGTAAACAGTTACTAAAACAATTGAATGCAACAGAAACCAAAGCAGCGTTGATAGTAAAACATTCTGATGACGGTGGACAAGTTAAAAAAGAAGAAGCAAAAATTGATTCACCTGTCCAATTAGAATCTTCGAAAAACATTACAGATATGTTCTCAGAGGAAGATTTTGCCCCAAAGAAGAATTCTGATATTGTTACACAAGACAATAGTGAAGTGAGTCTACAATTAAATGATAATTGGGATGACTCTGaaggatattataatattaaagttggGGATATTGTTGATAATAACAGATACACAATTAAATCACTATTGGGGAAAGGTGTGTATGCCAATGTTGTAAAAGCTCAAGATAATAGCAAAGGAAATAGTGAAAttgcaataaaaattattaggAACAATGATTTGATGTACAAAACAGGTTTaaaggaaataaaaattttaaaagaagTGAATGACGCTGATTCTGAAAATAAGTATCATTGTGTGAGATTACTGACACAGTTTATGCACAAAGGGCACCTTTGTTTAGTATTTGAAGCTATGCACATGGACTTGAGATGTGTACTTAAGAAATATGGTAAGAATCATGGTTTTAATGCGAAAGCTCTGACAAGTTATAGTAAACAGTTGCTTCTAGCATTGAGACTATTAAAGAAGATTGGCATTATACATGCTGATATAAAGCCTGATAATATTTTAGTGAATGAAAAGAAGAACATTTTAAAACTTTGTGATTTTGGCTCAGCTATGAAAATAAATGACAATGAACCTACTCCATACTTAGTGTCAAGGTTTTACAGAGCACCTGAAATCATACTCGGTATACCTTACAAGCACAGTGTGGATGTATGGTCAGCTGCTTGTACAATTTATGAGATGGCTACTGGAAGAATCCTTTTCACTGGAAGTTCTAACAATAGAATGTTAAAATGTTTTATGGACTTGAAGGGAAGGATACCAAGTAGAATAATAAGGAAAGGAAAATTCAAGGATCAACATttcaattacaataataatttcctTATGCATAAAACAGATGAGTTCACTGGAAGAGAAAAGGTTGTTGAAGTTACCAATATTATTGTCTCCAGAGATTTAGGCAAAGAGCTGAAGAAGAGCTATAAAAATGTAACAATGAGTGATGAAAAGAGAATTACTCAATTAAAAGACCTATTAGATAAAATGTTGATTTTGGATGAAAACCAACGACTATCAGCTATTGATTGTTT